Within Acidimicrobiia bacterium, the genomic segment CGTATCTCGTATGTCGGCGATCTTGGCTGGGAGATCTACGTCGACATGGCCGATGGCCCCGCCCTCTGGGATGCCCTCTATGAGGCCGGCCAGGCATTCGGCGTCGTACCGGTGGGAGCCGGCGTCTACGGCACGACCGGTCGGGTCGAGAAGGGGTACCGTCTGATGGGTGCCGAACTCGAATCCGACTTCACCCCCGTCGAGGCTGGCCTCGCTCGGCCCAGGGTCAAGGATGCCGACTTCATCGGCAAGGCTGGATACCTGGCCGCTCGGGAGGCGCCGGTGGCAGCCACACTGTGCACCCTATCCGTGGACGATCACACCTCGGCGTCGGGCATCAAGCGGTACATGACGGGTTCTGAACCGATTCTGACGCTCGACGGGGAGCGGATCGTGGATGCCCACGGCCGGGTGTCGTATGTCACAACGGCCGGTGCCTCGCCGTCGCTCGGCAAGTTCCTGTTGATGTCGTACCTACCTCCCGAGCACGCCGTCGAAGGGACCAAGCTCAAGGTCATGTATATGAACGAGCTCTACCCGGTGACTGTCGAACGAGTCGGTTCTCAGCCGCTGTTCGACCCGGATGATGAGCGGATCAAGCAGTGAAAGTCCTGGTTCTCGTCAAACGAGTTCCCGCTCCTGGTGCCAAGATCAACATCACGGCCGACGAGCAAGCTGTCGACACGAAGAACCTCGGGTTCGCCATGAGCCCCCATGAGGAATGTGGCATCGAGTTGGCCGTCCAGTTGGTCGAAGCCCACGGTGGGACGTCGACGGTCATGACGCTGGGAGCTCAGGAATCCGAGGAACAGCTTCGATACGCCGTTTCGTTGGGAGTTGATCACGCGATTCTCGTGCCGACGGATGTTGACGATTGGGACCCGATGGCGACGGCCTCGGCCCTGGCGTCGGCGATCGCCGACGCAGAGGCGGGCGAACCGTTCGACCTCATCATCTTCGGTAATGAGTCGGCTGATTCGGGTGGCTACCAGGTCGGCATCCGGGCGGCCCACGCGCTCGACCGACCGATCGTGTCCGGGATCAAATCCATCGATATCGATGGTGATACCGTCAAGGCTCGCCGCCAAACAGTCGCCGGGCTTGAGGAATATCGCCTCACCATGCCGGCCATCGTGGCAGTCAAAGAAGGTATCACCTTGCCGCGCTATCCCACGATGAAAGGCCGACTGAATGCCCGTAAGGCTGAAGTGGTTGCTTCACCGCAACCTCATACGCCCGGCGGACAGAAGCGGGTCCGGTTGATTCCGGCTCCCGAGCAGGTATCGAATACCGTCGTGCTCGGTGAGGGTCCAGAGGCGGCCGGCAAGATCGTCGATCTTCTTGTCGAACTGGGGGTTCTGTCGTGAACGTTCTGGTTCTCGTAGATCACGATCGTGGCGTCCTCGACGAACTCACGCTCCAGGCCATGACCGCCGCCCGATCGCTCGGTTCGATTGATGCGGTCGTGATGGGTGACTATCCGGCGCTCGCGCCGAACCTTGCGGAATACGGTGCAGAAACCGTTCATGTGGTGACCCATGACCTGCTCGCCGATTACGGTTCGGAAGCCTGGGCCGACGCCCTGGCGCAGGCGATGCTGGTTTCAGGAGCCAGGGCAGTGGTCGCCCCTGGCACCGATCGGGGCAACGAAGTGCTGGCTCATGTCGGAGCTTTGTTGAACGCGCCGATGGTCGCCAACTGCAACGAGATCACGGCTGGTGATGGTGACTGGTCGATGGTCCGTACCCGCTGGGGTGGTTCACTGCTGGAGGAGGCGACGCTGACTGCCGACCACAAGCTCGTAACGATCACTCCGCATGCCGTGGTTGCCGAACCGTCTCCGGCGGCGGGAACGGTTCAGATTCTGGCGGTCGAGTTGGACGAGTCGGTTGCTCGAACGATTGTGGCCGATCGAGTCAAGGCCGAAGGAGGCATCACGCTTCAGACCGCTCCCGTTGTGGTGGCCGGGGGCCGGGGTGTCGGCAACCCTGAGAACTTCGCTTCCCTAGATGAACTGGCTGAACTCGTCGGAGGGGCGGTGGGATGCAGCCGGGTCGTGACGAACAATGGCTGGCGGTCCCACGCTGAGCAGGTTGGCCAAACCGGCAATCGGGTTGCGCCTGACTTGTATATCGCTTGCGGGATCTCGGGCGCCATCCAGCATTGGGTTGGGATGATGGGATCCAAGCGGGTTCTGGCCATCAACACCGATCGGGAAGCTCCGATGGTCACGAAGGCCGACTACGCCGTGATTGGTGACGTAAACGAAATTCTCCCGGCGGTGATTGCGGCAATCAAGGCCCGCTAAGCACCGCCTGCGCTGGGTCGAGTGTGCATCCAAGTTCGATATTTCAATTCGTATGCACACTCGTTTGGGCCGTGCCTTGCCTGGTCTTGGTCGAGTGTGCATCAGGATGCGATATTCCAATTCGTATGCACATTCGACGATTGGGCGCGATGGCCGGATCGGCGACCGAACTCCTCCATCGTTCGCACGCATCTGGCCGGATCGTTGGTAAGGGCTTCCCAGGTGAACCGAAGCACTGCAAAACCGGCTGCGACGGCAGCATTATCACGAGATCGGTCGCGTTCGAAGTCCTCGGTCTTTGTATGCCAGGTCCGGCCGTCAAGCTCAACGATCAGCTTCCACGCCTCGATGAAGAGATCGACCCGACCGGCGCCGGGTGCCCAGGGAAGCGGAGCCTGGCGCTGCATCTCGGGGATCATTGCTTCACCGAACACCCTCCAGGCCAGCGCCTCCAGTTCGCTCTCGGGGGGAACATATCCTTGGCTGGATCTCTCAAGGATGATGGGCCTGAGGGATGCCATGCCTCGCATGCGGTGACCTTGGTACCGCAGGTATATCTCCTGGATTTCGGCGAGCGCCGCCGGGTCGCGCATCAGGAGGTCGTCGGTGATGCGATTCGCTCGTAGGCGGTCTACCCACTGGACGACCACAAATAGGGTTTCAGCTGGCGCGGCAACCTCGAGGCCCCTGAACGTAACTCGCCTCGTGGTTGGGAAGAACTGTGATCTGGTGACCCGCGCCACGCGGGAACGAGCATCGCCGGAGTACGGAATCGTGATCTCCGGGAGCCTTGGCTGGATGAACCCGCTGAACTGATGTATGGCCGCTGCGGATCGGCCGCTGATGAAGCAATGATCCTTGCTCAGAAAGGCGGTCCACAGCTGCCGTTGCACAGTGTTCGGGCTGCCGGCAACGGTCCATACGGTCTTACACACCCGATGCCACTCGCCGTTGCGGCATTGCCTGTTGATGAAGTTTTGGTCAATCCCGAGTCCGGTGAGCTGTTGGTAGCTGAGGACTCCGTGCTGCTGGCTCGCCAGCTGGTTGACTTCGGACGGATTTCGGTTCACTCGGTCAGGTTGAGGCATCCGCCGTTGGTTTGCAATAGGTCTGAACGAGTGTGCAACACCATTGGACTATCGAGTTTGCATGCACAATCGATCCGGCTGGCCGGCCCTCTCCCAAACGAGGGTGCATCTGAGTTGGATAACGCAGTGTGGATGCACACTCGACCAGGACAGCAGGCTAGAACCGCGAAATCGGTACTTGCTAATGGCAGTCCGGCTTTGTACTCCAGCCCTACCGGTGGGCTATCGTACAGTTGTCGCTTAAGAGCGACTTCCGGAACAATTCAGGAGGCAATATGAAATCCGTGCGCTTGATCGCGCTACTCGGGGTCCTCGCGCTGGTTGCAGTCGCGTGTGGCGGCTCCGATACCACCACTACAACCGCTGCGGCGGTGGCTGAGACCACCACCACGACGGCCGCGCCCGTCGATACGCCGACGACCACCGAAGGCACCACGGATACCACCGTGGCCACGATGGACGCCATCAAGACCTGTCTCGTAACCGACCTGGCCGGCGTCGACGACCGTAGCTTCAACGCCAGCGCATGGCAGGGCGTCCAAGACGCCATAGCCGCCGGATATGCCACGGAAGATTCTTTCTTCCTGGAGTCGACCGACGCCGCCGACTGGCAGCCAAACATCGACCAGATGATCTCGCAGGGATGCCAGCACATCGTGACGGTTGGTTTCGCTCTTGGAGAGGTGACGGCGATCAACGCTCAGGCCCATCCGGAGATCACGTGGACGATGATTGATAACGTCCTCACCGATGCGAGCTTCGCTCCGTTGGCTCTGCCAAACGTGCGTGAACTCGTCTACCAGACCGACCAGGCGGCGTTTGCGGCCGGGTACCTGGCAGCCGGTGTCAGCAAGACCGGCGTTCTCTGCACGTACGGTGGTGGCAACTTCCCGACCGTGTCGATCTTCATGGACGGTTTTGCCCGTGGTGCCATGCACTACAACGATGTGAAGGGCACGGATGTCAAGGTTCTCGGTTGGGATCCTGCCACCCAAGATGGTGTGTTCACCGGAAGCTTCACTGACATGGGTCTGGCTCGAAGCACCGCTGAGAGTCTGTTCCAGGAGAACTGTGACGTGATCATCCCCGTCGGTGGTGCCATCAACCTGCCGGCCGGTGACGCCATCAACGACGGTGGACTCGATGCGGCGCTGATTGGTGTAGATGCCGATGCATACTTCGCCATGGATTCGCAGTATCAGTCGCTATGGCTGACGACCGTTGAAAAGGCGATCGCTCCGTTTGTCACCCTCGCAGTCCAGGATCAGCAGGAAGGCACCTGGGCGGCTGGATCGTTCGTCGGCAACCTCGCCAACGATGGTGTCGGCTTGGCCCCTTATCACGACTGGGACGGAAGGGTCTCGGACGAGTTGAAGGCCGAGGTCGAGCAGTTGTTGCAAGATATCAAGGACGGTGTGGTCAAGGCTGACTTCACCCCAGTCGGCTACTAAACGCCAACGTCAATACAAAAAACTGAGAGTGGGGCCCTGAGAGGGGCCCCATTCTTTGTTGCGTGATAGGTTGCTTATAGTCTGTTCGGCCGCTACGGGAGGAACTGTTGGAACTTGCTCTAGCTGGCATCACAAAACAGTTTCCCGGGGTCCTGGCCAATGACGACGTCAACCTGACCGTTTCCGAAGGCGAGATCGTCGCGCTGCTCGGTGAAAACGGGGCGGGTAAGACGACCCTCATGAACATTTTGTATGGCCTGTACCGGCCGACCTCGGGGACGGTGTCGATCGATGGGAAACCAGTCGAGTTCCATTCGCCAGGAGATGCGATCAAGGCGGGGATCGGGATGGTGCATCAGCACTTCATGCTCGTGCCGGTCTTCACCGTCGCGGAGAACGTGATCCTCGGAGATGAACCAACCAAACGAATTGGAATGATCGATCGGGTCCGTGCCACAAAAACCGTCACCGAGATATCGCGTCGTTACAGCCTCGACGTCGATCCAAATGCGGTCATCGAGGATCTGCCGGTCGGTATTCAGCAGCGGGTTGAAATTATCAAGGTTCTTGAGCGAGAGGCCCGGTTTGTGGTCTTCGATGAGCCAACTTCAGTGCTCACGCCGACCGAAGTTGAAGGGTTTTTCGAAATCGTGAACACGTTGAAAGCCGATGGCAAGGGCATCGTTTTTATCAGCCACAAACTCGGCGAGGCACTTGAGATCGCCGATCGGATCGTCATCATGCGACGCGGCAAGACCGTCGCAGAGGTTCTTCCCAGTGAGATCGACGAAGCCGGCCTCGCCGAGCTCATGGTCGGTCGCCCGGTCGATCTGGTCGTCGACAAAGCTGAAGCGAACCCGAAAGATGTTGTCCTGACCGTTGACCGCCTCATGGTGCTCGACGACCGTAATCGGCGAGCGGTTGATGGGGTTTCGTTTGAGGTTCGTTCGGGGGAGATTGTCGGCATCGCGGGCGTTCAGGGCAACGGCCAGACCGAGTTGGTCGAGGCACTCACCGGCTTACGAACCCCACTGGGCGGCACCGTGTTCCTCAAAGGTAGGGACATGACGATCGCGACTCCTCGCGAGATGCACAAAGCCAATGTGGCACATGTGCCCGAGGATCGCCAAAAGAGTGGACTCGTACTCCCATTTACGGTCACCGAGAACATCGTGCTCAACTCGTACTACGAAGAACCCCTGTCCAGGGGCGTGCGGATGGATTGGGACGCCGCCCACGACCAGGCGGTTCGTCTGGTCGACGAGTACGACGTGCGGACCCCCGGCGTCGATGTGCTCGTGTCGAATCTCTCCGGTGGCAATCAGCAGAAAGTTATCGTCGCCAGAGAATTTGACCGCGACGTGGCCCTCGTGATTGCCTCACAGCCGACCAGGGGGATCGACGTTGGCTCTATCGAATACATCCATTCGCGAATCGTCGAGGAGCGTGATCTTGGGGCCGCCGTGCTTATCGTCTCGTCCGAGCTTGACGAGATCATGGCCCTTTCCGACCGCATCCTGGTGATGTACGAAGGCAAGATCGCCGGAGCATTCGACGGGTCGGCCACTTCCACCGAGATCGGCCTGGCGATGCTCGGCAGTGCAGATGAGGTAGCAGCATCATGAGTGACGCCGAAGATTTTCCTGAGGATGAGGTCCGGGGCGACCCGGACGCCGCTCAACCGGAACCGACCACGCTTGACCGTATTGTTGGGATTAGCAGTTCGCTGCGCCAGGCACTCGTCGTGCCGGCATTGGCGGTGTTGACGGCTCTAATCGTCGGTGCGGTGATCATCGCGGTGACGGATCTCGACACCCTCCCCTTGTGGGGTACCGATCCAGGAGAGGCTTTCCGACTAACGATGAGCGGGATCGGGAAAGCGTACAAAGCTCTGTTGGTCGGTTCGGTTGGTTCCCAGCGAGCCATTAGTGAGACCCTGTTCGCCGCCACTCCGTTGATCCTGGCGGGACTGGCTGTGGCGGTCGGGTTCCAGGCGGGTCTCTTCAACATCGGTGTGAACGGTCAGATGCACATCGGTGGCATGGCGGCGCTCTGGGTGGGATTCAGTCTCACCCTCCCGGCCTTCATTCACATACCGCTCGCCATTGCCGCCGCCATCATGGCGGGGGCAATCTGGGCGGGGATCGCAGGGTTCTTGAAGGCCCGAACCGGCGCCCACGAAGTCATCACCACGATCATGTTGAACTTCGTGGCGCTTTTCCTGGTGGATTATTTGCTCAAGACCTCTGTGTTTCAGGCAACCGGACGGAACGACCCTATTTCGGAAAAGGTGAAAGTCACCGCTCAGTTTCCAACCATCCCCGGCTTTGATCGCCTGAATATTGGGTTCTTCTTCTCGTTACTCGCCGTGGCCTTTGTGTGGTGGTTGATGTACCGCTCGACGATCGGTTTCGAATTCCGGGCGGTCGGTTTTAATCCCAGCGGAGGCCGGTATGCCGGGATGAACGTTGCCTGGGTATATCTGGGGGTGATGGCCGTCTCTGGCGCCCTCGCCGGGATTGCCGGCGCGAATCCGATTCTCGGGTTGGAGCCGTATCGAGGGACCTCGGGTTTCGCCGGCACGATTGGGTTCGACGCCATTGCATTGGCTCTGCTTGGTAGATCTCATCCGGTCGGTGTGTTGTTCGCCGGGATTCTGTTCGGCGCTTTACGGGCGGGCGGGCGGGAAATGCAGGGAGCGGCCGGTGTGCCGATCGATCTGGTTCTGGTTCTTCAGGCGCTTATCATTGTCATGATCGCAGCCCCCCGTCTCGTGCGAGCGATCTACCGGATCAAGACCCCTGACCAAGATGTCAGTACGACGATTTCGACCGGGTGGGGTGGCTGATGGCAACGTCGGTCAGTACCGAACCGATCGTTCAAATCCGGTCTACGCCGGATGAGCGGCGAGCCACGGTCATCGGTATCGTCCTCATCGGGCTGGCCGCCTTCGTGTTGTGGGTGTTTGCTCTGGGGGTGGAGTCGGGACTCCAATCAACGTTCAATCTTTCCCTGCCGGGTGACCCGGACTTTACCTGGGTAGTTGACTCGCGAGTGCTCTCCTTCCTGGTGGCGGCGACGATCGCCTTCATCGGCGGTTGGGTTCTTCGGCGTACGCATGTGAAGCGGACCAACCTCGGCCTGGCAATCGCGCTTGGCCTGTTTGTCTTGGCTTTCTTGACCTGGGCAGCCGCCGACAAGTCGTTCAGCCTCGTTGGCATGTTGCGCTCGACGGTCATCTTGTCCGTCCCGGTAACGCTCGGGGCGATATCCGGGTTGATGTGTGAGCGCGTGGCGGTCATCAATATCGCCATCGAAGGCCAGCTACTGACCGCGGCATTCGTTGGCACCGTGGCCGGATCTGCCTGGGGGATCTGGGCAGGACTCACCGGAGCGATGCTCACGGGTGCACTCCTTGGTGCGGTTCTGGCCGTCCTGTCGATTCGCTACCGGATCGACCAGATCATCGCCGGTGTCGTGATCAACATTTTTGCCCTTGGCCTTACCTCATTCCTGGCGAGGCGGGTTCTTTCGGTCGCCCAGGACTTGAATTCTCCTGGGCGATTCTCAACCCACAAGATCCCCCTGCTCGGTGATATCCCGGTGCTTGGTTCGATGTTCTTCAACCACAACATGTTCGTCTACGTCACCTACATCCTGGTGGTGGTTCTGCACTTCGGGCTCTTCTATACCCGGTGGGGTCTGCGTTCTCGGGCGGTCGGTGAACATCCAAAGGCGGCCGACACGGTTGGGATCGACGTGTTCCGGACGCGATACCGCAACGTGATCCTGGGTGGAGTCATTGCCGGATTCGGTGGAGCCTTCCTTACACTCGCTCTGGTGTCGCGGTTTGAGGAAAACCTCACAGCCGGAGTCGGGTACATCGGCCTGGCGGCCATGATCTTCGGGCGGTGGATGCCATTCGGAGCCCTTGGCGCCGGCCTGGTGTTCGGCTTCGCCCTCACTCTCCAGCAGAAGCTAGGCATCCTGGGGACTCCGATTCCCTCCGAGTTTCTTTCGATGACCCCGTACATCGTGACGATCATCGTCGTGGCCGGCGTGGTGGGCCGAAGTCGACCCCCCGCCGCCGACGGTCAGCCGTATATCAAGGACTAGGTGTGCCCGCTATGCGGGCACATTGCAGAACGGCTTCGCCGTTCTGCCTGGGGTGCGGGTTTCGTCTGGCTTTGCGGGCACATTGCAGAACGCTACGCGTTCGTCTCGCCTTTGGCCAGATTGCAGAACGCTACGCGTTCTGCCGGGGGTCGGGTATCCGCGTTGGGCGCGTTCTGTGCTGGGTTCCTGTCTTCCGGATGGGGGGCTTTGCTGGTACACTTCTCATTGAAAGCGCCAATTTGATTCGTCCGCTTGCGGGCGCTCTAAAAATGCAGCTAAAGCGTCGATTTTGATGACCGCTTTAGCTGCAGCGGTCATGCTTTTTCCGCCGCACCCGCACTGACGTATAGGGAGTCCATCATGTCAGTGTTCGAAGCCATCCTCGCTAACCGTGCAGCTGTCGTGGCCGATGGCGCCATGGGCACAGCCTTGTTTGCGCGTGGTCTCGAAGTCGGCGGCTGCCCTGAGCTCGCCAACGTTGATACCCCTGAGATGATCGCCGCCGTTCATCGCGACTATCTCGAAGCCGGGGCCGACCTCATCTTGACGAACACGTTCGGCGGTAATGCTCGTCGACTGATGCTGCATGGCGCAGATGATCGAGTTTTCGACCTCAACGAAGCGGCCGCCCGACTGGCCCGCAAAGTCGCCGACGAGTTCGATCGTCCCGTGATCGTGGCCGGGAGTGTCGGACCGACCGGTGATCTGATGGAACCTCTCGGGCCGCTCACCCATGCCGAAGCTGTCGAGGTGTTCGCTGACCAGATGGAGGGCCTGATTGCCGGTGGTGCTGATGTGCTGTGGATCGAGACGCTGTCCAGCCAGGAAGAACTGGCCGCGGCCGTCGAAGCCGCCGATCGCTTTGAAACGCCGGTGACCGCCACGCTCAGCTTTGACACCGTCGGAAAGACGATGATGGGTTTCAGTCCGGCGGCATTCGCCGATTGGGCGGCCGACACGCGGTTGGTCGCAGTCGGTGGTAACTGTGGAATTGGCCCTGGTGACAATGTCGTAGCCGTGTACGAGATCACCGAATCGCCGCGGCGTCAGCTGATCATTTCCAAAGGAAACTGTGGCATTCCCCTGTACAAGAACGAGGGCCTTGAGTACCCGGCCGGCCCCGAGACGATGGCTGACTACGTTGAGATAGCCCTGCGATCCGGAGTTAAGATCATCGGTGCCTGCTGCGGCTCGACCCCCGCCCATATCGCCGCTATACGTGCGGCGGTCGACGGCTACGTCCCCGACGACCGGCCGAGCCGTGACGAAGTGATCGAACGTCTCGGCGTACAGATTCGTCCGACCGCACCGGCCCGCGAGCGGACCAGGCGCCGCTCGGCTTGATTCGCTAGCCCAGATCGATTCGTCGCAGCAACATGGCGTTGATCGCCACTATCACGGTTGAGGCACTCATGAGCAGGCCGCCGACGGCCGGCGACAGGACGATGCCGGCGCTCACTGCGACTCCGGCGGCGAGGGGGAGAGCCACGACGTTGTAACCCGTTGCCCATCCCAGGTTCTGCACCATCTTGCGACGGGTGGCTCTGGCCAACTTGAGGGCCCTGGCAACATCGGACGGGTCATCTTCGATCAATACGAGATCGGCTGATTCGATGGCGACATTGGTCCCGGCCCCGATCGCCACGCCCAGATCGGCGGTCAACAACGCCGGAGCGTCGTTGATGCCGTCGCCAACAAACGCGGTTGGACCGCTCGCCTGGAGTTCCTTGACGATTTCGGCTTTTTGGTGTGGCAAGACCCGGGCGTAGTAGCGCTCGATGCCCAGGTCGGCGGCCACCGAGCGGGCGACCGCTTCGGCGTCGCCGGTAATCATGACCGGCGTGATACCCATTTCTTTCAAAGCGTTGATCGCTTCCCTGGCGGAATCTCGTACCTTGTCGTCCACGGTGATGACCGCTCTGACCCGCTGATCATCCATGAGGACCACTGCGCTCGACCCACGGGTGTCGGCGGCGTCGAGGGCTGATTGTGCGGCAGGATCGACTGCCAGGCCAAGTTCGTCGGCCCATTCGGGCCGACCCACCCGCCAGGCCCGGCCATCGACGGAACCTTCAAGTCCATGCCCGGGGATGGCCGACACATCGGCGCCCCGTTGGTCCGTACCTTCGGCTGCGCTGACAATCGCCGCCGCAAGGGGATGTTCGGATAGTTGCTCAAGGGCTGCGGTGATATCGAGCGCCTCTGCCTGTGTCATGTCGACTGCGACGACCGATGAAACGACGAATCTCCCCTCGGTAAGGGTGCCGGTCTTGTCCATGGCGACGTATTTGATGGAGCGGCCGCGTTCGAAGGACTCCCGGTTCCTCACCAGGATGCCGTTCTTGGCTGACACGGAAGTGGCGTTCATATTGACGAGCGGGATAGCCAGACCGAGCGCGTGGGGACAGGCGATGACCAGGACGGTCACTGCCCTCGCAACGGCGAAGCTGGTTCCTTCCGTTCCGAACGCCAGCCAGGCGGCCAGGGTGGGAACGGCGACACCGACCGCGACGAAGGTCAACCACTTGGCGGCTTGATCGGCGAGAACCTGGAACCGACTGCGAGAGGCCTGAGCTTCTTCGACCAAACGCATGATCTGGCTCAACGCCGTATCGTCGCCAACCCTGGTGACCTCGGCGGTCAGGGCACCCTCCCCGTTGACGGCCCCAGCCACGACTTCGTCGCCAACCTGCTTGGTTACCGGCCGGGATTCACCGGTTAGGAACGCTTCATTCATGGCGGAAGCACCTTCGACGATCGAGCCGTCGACGGGTACCTGCTCACCGGGACGGATGAGTATTCGGTCCCCGAGCTTGAGGGAAGCTACCTGAACGTCGGAAACCGATCCGCCTGTCTCGACGAGGTGAGCGGTCGTTGGCACCATGGCAGCGAGGTCGTCGAGAGCACGGCTGGCCGATTGAATCGACCGCATCTCGATCCAGTGGCCGAGGAGCATAACGTCGAGGAGTGTGGCGAGCTCCCAGTAGAACGGATCGCCCTTCACCCCGAGCGACACCGCCAAGCTGTAGAAGTAAGCGACGCTGATAGCGATCGAGACGAGCGTCATCATTCCCGGTGCCCGGTCGCGAATCTCGTTGCGTCCGCCCTTGAGGAATACCGCCCCGGCATAGACGTAGAGGAACGTGGCGAGGATCGGGTTGACCCACTTGACCCCGGCGAAGTCGACGGCTTGGTAATTGAACCAGATCTGGAACTGTTCCGAGAAGTAGAGGATCGGTAGGGTCAGCGCCAGGCTCACCCACAGCCGATCCCGGAACATCTCAGGATTGTGCCCCTCATGCTTGTCGTGCTCGGAGCCAGCCCCGGTCCCATGCCGATCGTGTGCGTCGTGGTTTTGGTCTGTCGCTGGTGGTCCTGCCTGGTCGTGATGGTCATGGTTCATGAGCTTGCCTCCTCGGTTGCGAAGGGGCTCGGACTTGC encodes:
- a CDS encoding copper-translocating P-type ATPase, encoding MNHDHHDQAGPPATDQNHDAHDRHGTGAGSEHDKHEGHNPEMFRDRLWVSLALTLPILYFSEQFQIWFNYQAVDFAGVKWVNPILATFLYVYAGAVFLKGGRNEIRDRAPGMMTLVSIAISVAYFYSLAVSLGVKGDPFYWELATLLDVMLLGHWIEMRSIQSASRALDDLAAMVPTTAHLVETGGSVSDVQVASLKLGDRILIRPGEQVPVDGSIVEGASAMNEAFLTGESRPVTKQVGDEVVAGAVNGEGALTAEVTRVGDDTALSQIMRLVEEAQASRSRFQVLADQAAKWLTFVAVGVAVPTLAAWLAFGTEGTSFAVARAVTVLVIACPHALGLAIPLVNMNATSVSAKNGILVRNRESFERGRSIKYVAMDKTGTLTEGRFVVSSVVAVDMTQAEALDITAALEQLSEHPLAAAIVSAAEGTDQRGADVSAIPGHGLEGSVDGRAWRVGRPEWADELGLAVDPAAQSALDAADTRGSSAVVLMDDQRVRAVITVDDKVRDSAREAINALKEMGITPVMITGDAEAVARSVAADLGIERYYARVLPHQKAEIVKELQASGPTAFVGDGINDAPALLTADLGVAIGAGTNVAIESADLVLIEDDPSDVARALKLARATRRKMVQNLGWATGYNVVALPLAAGVAVSAGIVLSPAVGGLLMSASTVIVAINAMLLRRIDLG